In the genome of Xiphias gladius isolate SHS-SW01 ecotype Sanya breed wild chromosome 18, ASM1685928v1, whole genome shotgun sequence, the window TTTTGCAAATAATATTCTCATctggataaataaaacatagaaaTGCAAACATGCTTGTCCATCCCTCCTTGtgttatgtttctctttttttaaatgtaaaaaatgtacatcatGACTTTGAAAAACTAAAGGAACTAAGTCTTAAAACTCCAAAAAGCAGATGTTGTAGATTGACTATAATTTAATCTTTTATAAACCACCATCTCCTTCTGGATGCAGTTAATAAGGTGTGACGAtagtttattatcataatttttttttaaacgttatacaatttgaaacaaaaaccCTTATGAGAAggactgagacagacagaacaggaTCAAGGTGTTAGGTTAAACATCTGTCGTTCTAGCTGTGCGTTGTAATCTGTATTGTGACTTCCCATTGTTGCATGCTTCACACAACCTCAACAGAACCTCTTGGTGACGGCAGAAATACAGCATATAAAAAGAGACACTTTTAGGAAATTTACACCAAATGACAAGAACCGGGGGGGCAGCCTGAAACAAAGGGAGAGGTTCGGATTCTGCCAAGATCCGAGCTTCTTCACGCAGCGCATGCTCAGCTGTTCTCCTATTTTCAAGAGTAGTTAAGAGCAAAGAGCAAAGggttgttatttttgtcaaaaaaaaaaaaaaaaaaaaaatacatccagCGAGTTTAACGCCACAAACACAGGTAAATATGTGAGTCATAAACAGATATTTGAGGATTAAGCTCCCAAGAAAATTCCCTTCATCCGGTGATGTTAACAACGCCACACAGCTCGTAACACTAGACTGACAACAGCTCCATTATCGCACCAGAGAGCTCATAATATTACACGTAAATATGAGCTATGTGGGCTGAAATAGCCCTGCCCAGTACAAGGACAATGGAGTGCTAGTAGTGTATTAAAATCGAGGGTAAAAATATTAGGTAATTTTGCCATGGTTGAAGGGATAGAGCTTCAATATAAAAGCCCCCGACTGGCTCCTTTTGATTGAGCACCTAGGGGTCTCTAGATATCGGTAGTGAAcgggatggagaaagagagactacagcatttttgctttttcgtAGTGTTACATAAAGTAGATGGTCAGCTCtcctcagacacacaaaaacactcatacACAACATCCTATCAGTCCATTCACCCCCCCCTTGTTCATTCCCCTTCCCTCTCTGATGCAGGTATGATGTGGCGCATGCTGCGTTTACATGGCTTCCATCGCCCAGCGCTGCAGATCCTCCATgtcgtcctcgtcctcctctttcTTGGCTTTACgtgagaaaagacagaaataaaagattTGAGACCTTCGTACAAATTGGTTATGTTATTGTTTAGCATGATCTCCGCTGGTTTCCAGACCTGATCCGGACCCAGGGATCTCCAGAGTGACAAACCCTCTACTTTACCAGCTGAGTTTATAGCCCTATATATTTAACGGAGAATGGGCTCAAActtctcacctaactctcaacaggatatttcccaaaatgcaaaactgtTCTTCTCACTAACAAAAAAAGATGCTGCAGTCAGGCTCACAGAGTTATAGTACAGGTTCTTCAATAGTTTCTTACCAGGTCTGGAAGGTAATGAAGTAGAAGGCACGTTTGGGAGGGGGACATTCTCTGGTCCCCCGATCTCCAGCAGGTTTTtgtccagctcctcctgttcCAGCTCATCCAGCTCCGCCAGGAGCTCATCCTGaggaagacacaaacacagccatcaAACTGTAAATGAGGATGACCACAAACTAATTCATGcaacatcaaaaacataaaGTTATTGATCCtaacaaaaaccacacagataaaatatattttcaaaattaatgtgGAATGGTATAATCTTGTGTGTCTTTACACTTAGTGAGTAAAATATCTCACTGagagttaaattaaaaatacttcaaGTTAAATGACtgacaaaatgagaaagaagTAATTTATTCTTTCTGCCATATCATCCCAGGATGGCTGGATACCATCAACTGTGGTGACGTCAATCTATGAATAAGACCATTCAAAACTGAGGCTGATTCAACAGCCTCAATGCCAATTGAGTAAGGACTCAAGACTCAACATAGACGTCAACAAGCAGTGTTTAGCCTGGTAGGGCAGACTCAAGGATGGGGCTGAACTCTAGTCTACCAGGTTAACTCTGCGTAATGGCACCGTGTCTGAAAAGATCCATCGGTCACTATGCTGAACAGGACACGAGAAACATCCTGATCTCGGCTGTTGTCCAGTAAGGTTTCGGGGTCAGGTGTGTGAAAGGTTTGTAATGCTGGATTAGCCTGACgcaacagtaacagtaaatcTTCAGTAATCACTTCAGAATCACACACAGCATTCAGAAAACACCACATAGAATCctcacaaatgtaaaaatcaaatatctgAAAAAGTCTCACCAACCTCATCAAACTCCTCTCCAAAGCCGACGGGTTTAGAGATGGCGTCAGAGATTTCCTGGGCCAGCTCCTGCTGGTCTGTAATGTCCTGCATCAGGTCGTCCACCTTGTCAATGTCCCTGAAACAACAACAGGGAGAAGAACCAAATCTAAGTAAAACAGAATGCACTATAGTACCTTTCAACCAAGCCTCATATGCCTACACATGCTGATAAGTTGGCAGAGTGAAGCATAAGGAACGCTGCAATGCAAAAGTAGTCACCACGTGCAGCTACTGAAGTTGTCTATCTAATCTATAAATTAGATGTTAGCATTTTAGCAGGGAACTGTATATAAATGCCTGCTTAGTGTATATTCTTCATATTTTCTCATTCTAGCCCTATTACAGATTCAAATAACGTCTGATGCTGATGGGTTTGGATTTAGGGAGCTAATACTGTATCAAATCCTCTGTATTTTGCTATAAGCAAAACATCTTCCTCAATCTTTCTGTTGATTAGGAACAGACTGAAGCTTTTCTACTGTCCCTGTAGTCCCATGAAGGTAATTAAGTACCAATTGGCTACAAATATAATCTTTTTATAAACAGGCTTCATTTCAGTCCAATCGATTGTTCAGTCAAATTGTGAGGAACCTAAACAGGGACTGGGGGCTCACTCTTACATGTTTTCATGGGCAGACTTCATGGCCTTGGCAGCGAAGCCCATGTTCTTGAGCACTTCAGTGTTGGTGTTAGCATTCTCCAGAGCCTCCCTCTGGAACTCGATGGTCGACAGCGTGCCGTCAATCTGGGCGAGCTGCTTCTCGTACCgcttctttcttttcaaagcCTGCAGAGCCGCTGAGGAGAGAAAGACGGCGAGGATATGAGAGGAGAACGAGACAGGGCGACGGGATTGTCGCGcaaacagactgaaatgtaaaaatgtaattcagtgagtgagtgaagtAAAACTCATGGGGATTGGTTTGTCCTTAAGCAGAACAGTAATGTCAAGGGAGCCTGATTAAGCGGTTAAACATCTGCAGTGTTAGTCAGCACCACATCTTATGCTCTGTGAAATTGCAGTGATCCACCGCTGACTGGAATCATAATTAAAATGCTTTCACGTTAATCTAACATGTTAATGACATTTCGAACAACAAGAACAGTTAGATACAGCTTGTGGCGGGAACTTGGAAGAGTAGATGGAAAGTTTGTAGGGTAGAAATTAATCAGCCACAGTAGTCACATGACCACTAACACAGACACCTGATAGGCTGAAGTGAAGCTGTCAGAGCGCGTCGTGCTGGGCCGACTCAATCTGTCAACCTTTATAGAGTTGGAGGAGGAAATAATTAGAGTTAAAGGCGACGTGTCCAAAGTATTCAAGCCAAGTACAGGAACAgcactttttcatttaatgcaaTGTAACACCAGTCAACCTCGAGCAATTCTGTGGCAAGGTGATACGGATTTATATCTTGTCATTGTAATAACAATTATATTTTGTGTCCCAAACATTGCGGGCATTGTAGAAGTCGGATTTTGCATGATGCTTGCCTTTCTCATCTAAGCTTTCACCTGATTACTCCTGTTCTAAATGTACACGATGTGTGCTTTACTGCTGTTTTAATGGCTAGATAAACAAACGGCCAAGGGACAACAGtataaaatttgtattttggcAAACGCTGGCACATCTGCAGTGGTGCTCACCAATGTGCATTGTCCTTGAggtacataaataaatgaaaagaataaagatTGTATCATGTTGTACCAGAATATGCCCGGATGGTTGTTGTAATATTTTAGTTTCCATATTGCCAGTTATTACTGGTGATAACAAAGTCAAGCCCATGGGTCGTTGTATAGGTCTTCTGACATTACTGGCTTGTATATTAATCTCGCAGGCAGCTGTAGGACGTGCTGGAAGTCTGCAGGTATCAGTACAGACTTCTGACCAAAGTTCAAACACGCCCACCTCTCTGTCAGTGATAGCGCGTCCTTCTAAGACGACTCCACCACTCAACCCCTTGTCCTGACACACTCCGTACATATGTTAATGGCCAGTGCGTCTGAAAAGCAGGACACCTGACCGAAGCCATGTCGCTTGTCACACCTTTGACCGACTACTCGTTTTTTAATGGCCACTGATCAATCACACGAAAAGGTGATCTCCAGAGACATGCTGGCAAAAGACAAGGCCGGCGTTACCTGAGTGAAGCGAAGTTAACGACAAATCAACGACCAGATGAGCAAATCTCGCACGCGGTCAATAAAACAGACACCTACCTGCGTTGTTTGCCAGGGCCGCGATAACGACGCTCGGTGAGGCGGCCAACAGTTACGACAGCTCGGCCAAACTTAGCCAACTTAGCTAACGTGCTAACATGTAGCTTCGGCTTGTTCACCAGGCAATTTGATGATGAACAGTGGAAACTATGAGAAAATCCCGCCCTGATATCTCACCTCGTTTGTTTTTCGTGCCGTTTTTCTTGGCGATTTGCAGCTCCTGCTCGATCTTTTTCTCCAGAAATTCCTGTTTCTTCGTTAGCATCTCCTCCGTCTCTCGGAGTTTCTGGATCGCCTCCTGCGGGCTCGGtccctttcctccctttcctcctcctccaaataTCTTACCGAACAACGACATACCTGGGATGCTACAACACACtgtttattgaaaaataaaataaaataaacaaatctgcGAAATACAAGGGAAAGTGAGGCTTAACTTCCGTGCTACTGGACTACACTAACACTTCGCCCccagcctgagcctgagcctggAAGgattgttgatgtttttctacTTCCTGGATAAGGCCCGACGACGTCATGTTGCCCAACGAGGGGTGGGCGTTGCTCGATGCCTCCCTGTCTCCACCTGCTGGACAACTGCGCCACTGAAAATTACTGCAGcgcttttaatgtgtttttattaattatgtttgttctcttattattattatttctcttatctttttatttttgctacttattttaacattcttcctgttttcattgtactgttccttttattttggTCGTTTTCAGGATTATTTCATTCAATGAAGAATTTCAGggattaaactgaatattttaagtCTAATTTTCTTCTCCACTACagttcagagtgaaatactgtactttttactccagtGCATTTATTTGACTGCCTTAGTTGTTctacaaattcagatttttgcatacaaaacatatgagaAGCTCATACAAGATGACACTACATAGaactacagctgaaacaataagtCAATTGATCTATCagttaattgacagaaaaaaaattggcaaccattttaataatcatttaaaagttAATGCTGgtgacattttatgtttttcttgttgccAACAAATGccataaaaagaacaaaccCGACAATGAATGTATCCTATCAACAGTTATCGTATGTTGTCCAAagaagtattaaaaacaaatcagagagCCTCACAGTTGCACTGGGTATTATGTCCCACACAGTGCTATAAGCTTGGGCGCTATTGTTTAATTGAACTCAGTTTCACATACACCATCATGCTACTCACTACTGCACCAAAGTTGTGTCCAAAATTGTCCCCGGCAAATCCAGCATTTACTCCtatttgagtaacatttgcgAAAAACTACAGTGCCGGGTAATGTTACAGGCAACtacttagtcttttttttttttttttttttaaataaactataTATCTTTGATCCAATTGTCAAGTTGTATATCTTCACAAGAAACCAGTGGGCTTGGTGCTGAGTGCCAAAGACAGGGTAGGAGAGTAGGAAAGTGTTGAGAACTACAGAAAacattattggttttggtcttttagtggtatttgtttttaaaaagttgttttttttgttttttttaaataacagccATCTCCTTTAAGTCAtcttttcatgcaaaaatgccaaacatttcatgggtccagtttttcaaatgtaaggatttgctgcttttaattatataaacaattgtaatttattattaataattttgagGACTATTTTTGACAATTgctttgacaaaacaagcattgtgATGGTGCCACTTTGATGAGGATTTATAActattttcagaaattttaaatacaaaacaatcaaaaaattGATCACAAGAtgaatctataatgaaaatagtcattagaTGCAGTCCTATGCAAAACAGTTAAAACTtcacctcaaccaactacaacagtaaaatcctGCTTTTACATTGATGGGTCAAGAATAATAATCTAAAGATAAATTGCAGGAGTCAATTTTCTATATTGAATACTCTATGTAcatttcctgattatacttacaTGCTTTTATTGAACtaatatttttaatgcaggactttcacttgcaatggagtacttttacagAGTGGTATTAGCACTTTTACCTATGTAGAGTATCTGAAAACTGGTGGCCACACCCCAACCACTGACGTCACGGCAGGTGTTTTCCATCACCTGTCAGAGGCAATAAATCCAGCACATAAAGGCATACATACCAAAAGGCTGGGTTACTATACAGGTTGATCTGTTTCTGAAACAGGTTACAAATGTGCACATCTGTCTCTACTGACATTATTTCCAAATTCAAACATGTAATGTGGAAAAACTTTGTTACCTTGCAGTATGCTCATATTCATGTATACTGgaattatttctgtttatttcactACCatccacagtgtgtgtttagatTCAAAGACTGTACACAGTTTCATGTATACATGAATGAATTTTTGGTCATAATTTTTGTCattccagttttgttttctaaccTCAAAACATATGGAGCTTTATAATTATGAACTATTTTGTATACATGTCTTAAAACATGCCTGGAAGGGATCTTCAGGGTTCTTAAGGGGTACTTCAGTGATTTAGAATAGCACGTATAGTCAGGTGACTTGCAACAAAGAGATAAATggagcagaggccaagatatcctgtgtaaaatcattaaaatgccCCTTTAATCTAATAGGAGCAGTTTAACAGCTATTGTACTTTCCCCCTAAATAAGAGCATTGGCTTAGTGGTTGTGAACcccagattcttttttttctacaatcaaaatgtttttgcagacacactctcacacacacacaatttacaaTGCTTT includes:
- the LOC120804433 gene encoding charged multivesicular body protein 4b is translated as MSLFGKIFGGGGKGGKGPSPQEAIQKLRETEEMLTKKQEFLEKKIEQELQIAKKNGTKNKRAALQALKRKKRYEKQLAQIDGTLSTIEFQREALENANTNTEVLKNMGFAAKAMKSAHENMDIDKVDDLMQDITDQQELAQEISDAISKPVGFGEEFDEDELLAELDELEQEELDKNLLEIGGPENVPLPNVPSTSLPSRPAKKEEDEDDMEDLQRWAMEAM